A DNA window from Choristoneura fumiferana chromosome 2, NRCan_CFum_1, whole genome shotgun sequence contains the following coding sequences:
- the LOC141444614 gene encoding cytochrome P450 4g15-like — MFYPLLLLASGLWFLYRWQQTSRLHKMGNKLPGPSTVPIFGNALLALGKKPNELITMGLKYGEQYGNVIRGWLGSKLIIFLMDADDVEVILNSHVHIDKASEYRFFKPWLGEGLLISSGEKWRSHRKMIAPTFHINILKSFMDVFNQNSVNVVNKMKEEMGKTFDVHDYMSGVTVDILLETAMGITRKTQDDSGFDYAMAVMEMCDIIHQRHYKFWLRFDAIFKFTSFFKKQVNLLNIIHGLTNKVIKNKKETYFENKSKGIIPASIEELTRSKESYDSGLANDTKTLADSVFKGYRDDLDFNDENDVGEKKRLAFLDLMIESAQSGINKISDHEIKEEVDTIMFEGHDTTAAGSSFVLSLLGVHQDIQAKVYEELYEIFGDSDRPATFSDTLRMKYLERVIFESLRMYPPVPIIARKLRRDVKIRTNNYVLPAGSTVVIGTFKIHRNPKYYKNPEVFDPDNFLPENTQDRHYYSYIPFSAGPRSCVGRKYAILKLKVLISTVLRNFKMVSDVPEDKFVLQADIILKRTDGFRVKIEPRRRISTGV; from the exons ATGTTCTACCCGCTACTGCTGCTCGCGTCAGGCCTCTGGTTCCTGTACCGATGGCAGCAGACCAGTCGACTCCACAAGATGGGCAACAAACTGCCGGGGCCGTCCACAGTGCCAATATTTGGCAACGCACTTCTGGCGCTAGGAAAAAAGCCTAATG AACTCATCACCATGGGTTTAAAATATGGTGAGCAGTACGGCAATGTAATTCGCGGCTGGCTGGGCTCCAAGCTGATCATCTTCCTCATGGACGCCGATGATGTGGAAGTCATCTTGAACAGCCACGTCCACATTGACAAAGCATCAGAATACAGGTTCTTCAAACCCTGGCTGGGGGAAGGGCTGCTTATTAGCTCAG GTGAAAAATGGCGATCGCACCGCAAAATGATAGCCCCTACATTTCACATCAACATCCTGAAGTCGTTCATGGATGTTTTTAACCAGAACAGCGTCAACGTCGTGAACAAAATGAAAGAAGAAATGGGCAAGACCTTCGATGTTCATGACTACATGAGTGGAGTCACTGTTGACATTTTACTTG AAACAGCCATGGGCATTACCCGAAAAACTCAGGACGACTCTGGCTTCGACTACGCCATGGCAGTAATGGA aatgtGCGACATTATTCACCAAAGACATTATAAATTTTGGCTTAGGTTTGACGCCATTTTCAAATTTACTTCCTTCTTTAAGAAACAAGTTAATCTTCTAAATATTATTCATGGTCTAACAAACAAG gtaatcaaaaacaaaaaggaaacatattttgaaaacaaatcTAAGGGTATTATACCGGCATCGATAGAAGAATTGACTCGCTCAAAAGAATCATATGATTCGGGATTGGCTAATGACACTAAAACATTAGCAGACTCGGTTTTCAAAGGCTATCGCGATGATCTAGATTTTAATGATGAGAATGATGTCG GAGAGAAAAAGCGGCTGGCTTTCTTAGACCTTATGATAGAATCTGCTCAAAGTGGAATAAACAAAATCAGTGATCATGAAATTAAAGAGGAAGTTGATACTATTATGTTTGAG GGTCACGATACAACAGCAGCTGGTTCTAGTTTTGTTCTTAGCCTTCTCGGAGTTCACCAGGATATTCAGGCTAAAGTGTATGAAGAATTGTATGAGATATTTGGTGATTCTGATAGACCTGCCACTTTCTCCGATACTCTTCGTATGAAATATCTCGAGAGGGTAATATTTGAATCGCTGAGAATGTATCCACCTGTGCCAATCATCGCGAGAAAATTAAGGCGCGACGTGAAAATCC GTACCAACAACTACGTTCTTCCCGCTGGATCTACCGTGGTGATCGGCACATTCAAGATTCACCGCAATCCAAAATATTATAAGAATCCCGAAGTTTTCGACCCAGATAACTTCTTGCCGGAAAACACTCAGGATCGGCACTACTACAGCTATATTCCTTTTAGCGCTGGCCCCAGAAGCTGTGTGG GTCGAAAATATGCCATCTTAAAACTAAAGGTATTAATATCAACTGTGctacgaaattttaaaatggtATCCGATGTTCCTGAGGACAAGTTTGTGTTGCAAGCCGACATCATCTTGAAGAGAACTGATGGATTCCGAGTTAAAATAGAACCCAGAAGAAGAATTTCAACCGGTGTTTAA